Proteins found in one Gigantopelta aegis isolate Gae_Host chromosome 12, Gae_host_genome, whole genome shotgun sequence genomic segment:
- the LOC121386131 gene encoding uncharacterized protein LOC121386131, producing the protein MTDSVNIAEGESVVFTCRIIGAKPAPSVSQVTWYIEVSPGNNESLPGISGNTTTSDRTTSINLTYTARRQDQGQEVFCTATNSLMVNRGVPAVISSNTIQLNIQYAPERMSALSAGAISGTVIAVVLALAIPTVWILYKRKIKKKAEDVQNESNN; encoded by the exons ATGACAGATTCAGTTAACATAGCAGAAGGGGAATCGGTTGTTTTTACGTGTAGGATAATTGGTGCCAAACCAGCTCCCAGTGTCTCCCAAGTCACGTGGTACATAGAGGTGTCACCAGGCAATAACGAGTCACTGCCAGGTATTTCAGGAAACACGACCACCTCAGACAGAACCACATCAATCAATCTGACGTACACGGCTCGTAGACAAGACCAGGGCCAAGAGGTGTTCTGTACTGCAACAAACAGCTTGATGGTAAACCGGGGAGTCCCTGCTGTTATCTCAAGTAACACAATACAACTGAACATCCAGT ATGCTCCAGAGCGCATGTCTGCCTTAAGTGCAGGTGCTATATCGGGAACTGTGATCGCTGTTGTTCTGGCTCTTGCTATTCCTACTGTGTGGATACTTTATAAGAG gaaaataaagaagaaagctGAAGATGTGCAGAACGAATCTAATAACTAA